In Myotis daubentonii chromosome 6, mMyoDau2.1, whole genome shotgun sequence, a genomic segment contains:
- the LOC132236484 gene encoding ubiquitin-conjugating enzyme E2 L3-like encodes MAASRRLMKELEEIRKCGMKNFRNIQVDEANLLTWQGLIVPDNPPYDKGAFRIEINFPAEYPFKPPKITFKTKIYHPNIDEKGQVCLPVISAENWKPATKTDQVIPSLIVLVNDPQPEHPLRADLAEEYSKDRKKFCKHAEEFTTKYGEKRPVD; translated from the coding sequence ATGGCGGCCAGCAGGAGGCTGATGAAGGAGCTTGAAGAAATCCGCAAATGTGGAATGAAAAACTTCCGTAACATCCAGGTTGATGAAGCTAATTTACTGACTTGGCAAGGGCTTATTGTTCCCGACAACCCTCCATATGATAAGGGGGCCTTCAGAATCGAAATCAACTTTCCAGCAGAGTACCCATTCAAACCACCGAagattacatttaaaacaaagatcTATCACCCCAACATCGATGAAAAGGGACAGGTCTGTCTGCCAGTAATTAGTGCTGAAAACTGGAAGCCAGCAACGAAAACCGACCAAGTAATCCCGTCTCTCATAGTACTGGTGAATGACCCCCAGCCTGAGCACCCCCTTCGGGCTGACCTAGCTGAAGAATACTCTAAGGACCGTAAAAAATTCTGTAAGCATGCTGAAGAGTTTACAACGAAATATGGGGAAAAGCGACCTGTGGACTAA